A single window of Lynx canadensis isolate LIC74 chromosome C2, mLynCan4.pri.v2, whole genome shotgun sequence DNA harbors:
- the LOC115523783 gene encoding U6 snRNA-associated Sm-like protein LSm3, with product MRKDERSQSNGLSLYLKKLQGLKHGADDLDQQQTTNTVEEPLDLIRLSLDERIYVKMKNNRELRGRLHAYDQHLNMILGDVEETMTTIEIDEETYKEVYKSTKRNIPMLFVQGDGVVLVAPPLRVG from the coding sequence atgagaaaagatgaaaggtCTCAAAGCAATGGCCTCAGTTTATACCTTAAGAAACTTCAGGGTTTGAAACATGGCGCAGATGACTTGGACCAGCAACAAACTACCAACACCGTAGAGGAGCCCCTGGATCTCATCAGGCTCAGCCTGGATGAGCGAatttatgtgaaaatgaaaaataacagagaGCTTCGAGGCAGATTACATGCTTATGACCAGCATTTAAATATGATATTGGGAGATGTGGAAGAGACTATGACTACCATAGAAATTGATGAGGAAACCTACAAGGAGGTATATAAATCAACAAAACGGAATATTCCGATGCTCTTTGTCCAGGGAGATGGTGTTGTTCTAGTTGCCCCTCCATTAAGAGTTGGCTGA